One part of the Magallana gigas chromosome 5, xbMagGiga1.1, whole genome shotgun sequence genome encodes these proteins:
- the LOC117686351 gene encoding uncharacterized protein, with protein sequence MPKRARIDDKRSRQKDKLRKRLKRQQNACSSAVTPPNETTESVVPCGSMDGAVSAPPGNLPGFGLMGFPPKEEKPLARMQASPRVKMHPPAPRLPSPRGSRLFVKNVTKAPSTDSPAWVCTPTRVPGHDEGFKPCPAGQAQLDSSVLRGSSSISKDEEIKTVLKTASERKNSTDLVNVNLSCDMEKKEVKHADEILNENEIDIAENSYMKENVMRHAHETVYENVDNHQRYFVQNSECTQMHEIDCNVNDTNFQTSVQGSFHQAHPMFGDNADYLKQNNKWYAGIFINRDIESNENVEGSEQDEVQTSNENSERDEIQTSNEDTEQVQGETLNEDSEQIQIAVDSCLQPVDIAQEVLDHYFDDVFNIAPAEGNNPVRMLQEQGNEAKTFPCHFPSGQFSFDQQRDKRLTLARYFNNRLMNADNRFAKDTNYIFFSQYMSELNQVIEKTQISVRKTVTKNEKGSVINSDMLRNPETLSKLLRNDEAIRFMQPIRGTPAYWSATQKDLFAMLRQLGIPTWFCSFSSAEYRWNDAISSLLKQLNDERNPDLLDWTEKNEILRSNPVTVARMFEHRFRIFQRDVIHSPSEPIGKIADFFQRVEFQQRGSPHMHCLFWVENAPKIDVDGKEAVAEFIDRYVTCAVPTENEDSELRKIVLDVQQHSKKHSKSCKKNGKECRFNFPRPPSQRTFITEKHDDDDEDETAEIQDVHQRNSTSNLTKSQAKEILLSVWNKIHTDCDGYETTEDIFEDLSLNQDTYQNAMNVLSEKLTVVLKRHPNELWTNQYNPCLLKCWDANMDIQYVLDPFSCIVYIVSYISKSEREMGMLLKQTNVEAQEGNLDAKQTLKKIGSAYLTHREVTAQEAVYRVCNLRMKEASRKVIFIPVGENPTRMTKPLSQMKRKQKDANDDLHDENDEDDEIFMTNIVERYENRPDNKIFNNICLAEFCSDYRVLAKSQVPKGVNENVFELQNSKGYVQKRTRTKQAVVRYPRFSAEKTSEKFYQSRLQLFLPYRHETQLKPETFDLYETFYEKGFVKLHGTRSVTAVKIIVETNHARFAQNESVIDEAQELYENIGEPEDAWANLCPETEKNRDECAMMKSTQKTPEDLVENIPDIDSDFNKADVLYQVQQLCVSNEEMLNIVQNLNQIQQNVFYFVRDWCVRKIVNENPAPFHIFLTGGAGTGKSQIVKAINFEASRLFSKRLSSPEALSVLLTAFTGTAAFNIGGSTIHSVFSLTKFLPLPYEPLKEQTLSEIRMKLSDLQILVIDEVSMVYKRLLYYIHERLVQIKKCKHPFGGVSVLAVGDFFQLPPVKQRKDERLYKDNASYPIDHWQDLFQEVELTEIMRQRNDVPFARALNLLRTRTLEDPLANETLDTVNDCIRDGPEDVLHVYSTNDEVNNYNLNMLEKKCKDFKQIDAKDYQKDKTSGKLCLRDKPCITKTDSLSSSLLFAVNARVMLTRNCDVKDGLVNGVMGYISHFQYGDAEKTNVTAIAVIFDSQNVGIKTGKRTKNGNMVLIERIQEEILVRKSNAIVRQQFPLKLSWACTAHKVQGMTVEKVVVNLDKTFAPGQAYVALTRVTSKDGLFIETNDRAKLAKKLYADPDVKSAMKDMKKLELDRPFEVHSNSTIVVLHNIQSLNKNFYHMKCDRRFTNADIDFSRDTSSLDSP encoded by the exons atgCCAAAGAGAGCAAGGATTGATGATAAGCGTAGTCGCCAGAAAGACAAGCTGAGAAAGAGACTGAAAAGACAACAGAATGCTTGCTCCTCTGCCGTCACACCACCAAATGAGACCACAGAGTCTGTTGTCCCTTGCGGGTCAATGGACGGAGCTGTGTCAGCTCCCCCTGGTAATCTTCCAGGGTTTGGTTTGATGGGGTTTCCACCTAAAGAGGAAAAACCCCTGGCCAGGATGCAGGCCTCGCCTCGAGTGAAAATGCATCCACCTGCCCCGAGGTTGCCATCTCCTCGGGGAAGTCGTCTGTTTGTCAAAAACGTGACAAAGGCACCGTCCACTGACTCCCCAGCGTGGGTTTGTACTCCAACGAGGGTACCTGGGCATGATGAAGGCTTTAAGCCTTGCCCAGCAGGTCAGGCGCAGCTGGACTCTTCTGTGCTAAGAGGGTCTAGCAGTATATCAAAAGATGAGGAAATAAAGACAGTGTTAAAAACGGCTTCTGAACGTAAAAATAGTACTGACTTGGTCAATGTAAACTTGTCTTGTGACATGGAAAAAAAGGAAGTAAAACATGCAGATGAAATTTTGAATGAGAATGAGATTGACATAGCTGAAAATAGTTACATGAAGGAAAACGTTATGAGACATGCACATGAAACTGTATATGAGAATGTTGACAATCATCAGAGATACTTTGTTCAAAATAGTGAATGTACTCAAATGCATGAAATTGACTGTAATGTAAATGACACAAATTTTCAGACATCTGTTCAAGGTTCATTCCATCAGGCACATCCCATGTTTGGTGACAATGCAG ACtacttaaaacaaaacaacaaatggtATGCTGGAATCTTTATCAATAGAGACATTGAgagtaatgaaaatgtagaagGTTCTGAACAAGATGAAGTTCAAACTTCAAATGAAAATTCTGAACGAGATGAAATTCAAACATCAAATGAAGATACTGAACAAGTTCAAGGAGAAACACTGAATGAAGATTCCGAACAGATACAAATAGCTGTAGACAGCTGTCTCCAACCTGTAGATATTGCACAAGAAGTTTTGGAccattattttgatgatgtcTTCAATATTGCCCCTGCAGAAGGAAATAATCCAGTACGGATGCTTCAAGAACAAGGAAACGAAGCAAAGACATTCCCTTGCCATTTTCCATCAGGACAATTCTCATTTGATCAACAAAGAGATAAAAGATTGACACTTGCTCGATATTTCAATAACAGGCTGATGAATGCAGATAACAGATTTGCAAAAGATACAAACTACATCTTCTTTAGTCAGTATATGTCAGAACTAAATCAAGTAATTGAAAAAACGCAGATTTCTGTTCGGAAGACGGTCACCAAAAATGAAAAGGGGAGCGTTATCAATTCAGATATGCTTAGAAATCCAGAAACTCTGTCAAAACTGTTGAGGAACGATGAAGCAATTAGATTTATGCAACCGATAAGAGGTACACCAGCATACTGGTCAGCAACTCAGAAAGATCTATTTGCTATGCTTAGACAGCTTGGAATTCCAACATGGTTTTGCTCGTTTTCTTCAGCAGAATATAGATGGAATGATGCCATAAGTTCTTTACTCAAACAACTCAATGATGAAAGAAATCCGGATTTGTTAGACTGGAccgaaaaaaatgaaattttgcgGAGCAATCCCGTTACAGTGGCTAGAATGTTTGAACATAGATTTCGTATCTTTCAGCGGGATGTTATTCATTCACCGTCAGAACCTATTGGGAAAATAGCCGATTTCTTTCAAAGAGTTGAATTTCAACAAAGAGGTTCGCCAcacatgcattgtttattttggGTGGAAAACGCACCAAAAATAGATGTTGATGGTAAGGAAGCGGTGGCAGAATTTATCGACAGATACGTGACATGTGCTGTGCCAACTGAAAATGAAGACTCTGAACTAAGAAAAATTGTACTGGATGTTCAACAACACAGTAAGAAGCACTCAAAGTCGTGCAAGAAAAATGGAAAAGAATGTAGATTTAACTTCCCGAGACCTCCCTCACAGCGTACATTCATAACAGAAAAGcatgatgatgacgatgaagATGAAACTGCAGAAATTCAAGATGTGCACCAACGTAATTCTACTTCAAATCTTACCAAGTCTCAagcaaaagaaattttattgagTGTTTGGAATAAGATTCACACTGATTGTGATGGGTATGAGACAACAGAAGATATTTTCGAGGATCTTTCTCTGAATCAAGACACATACCAAAATGCAATGAATGTTTTGTCAGAAAAACTGACAGTTGTCCTCAAAAGGCATCCAAATGAATTGTGGACAAATCAGTACAACCCATGTCTTCTTAAATGTTGGGATGCAAATATGGATATACAATATGTTTTGGATCCTTTTAGTTGCATCGTATACATCGTCTCGTACATCTCTAAATCTGAAAGGGAAATGGGAAtgttattaaaacaaacaaacgttGAAGCCCAAGAAGGAAATCTGGATGccaaacaaacattaaaaaaaataggatcTGCATATTTGACGCACAGAGAAGTTACTGCGCAAGAAGCCGTCTACAGAGTTTGCAATCTAAGAATGAAAGAAGCTTCAAGGAAAGTGATCTTCATACCAGTTGGAGAAAACCCTACTCGAATGACAAAACCCCTTTCACAAATGAAGCGAAAACAAAAGGATGCTAACGATGATTTACACGACGAAAATGACGAGGATGACGAAATTTTCATGACAAACATTGTCGAAAGGTACGAAAACCGACCAGACAACAAGATATTTAACAACATATGTCTAGCCGAGTTCTGCTCTGATTATCGCGTCCTTGCCAAATCCCAAGTTCCAAAAGGGGTTAATGAAAATGTCTTTGAACTTCAAAATTCTAAGGGATATGTTCAAAAGAGAACGAGAACAAAACAGGCAGTTGTTAGGTATCCAAGATTTAGCGCTGAAAAAACATCTGAGAAATTTTATCAATCTCGACTACAGCTGTTTCTTCCCTATCGGCATGAAACACAATTAAAACCGGAAACTTTTGATTTGTAcgaaacattttatgaaaaaggaTTTGTGAAGTTACATGGCACGAGATCTGTAACAGCAGTAAAAATAATTGTGGAAACAAATCATGCTCGCTTTGCTCAGAATGAAAGTGTTATAGATGAAGCTCAAGAGTTGTATGAAAACATAGGAGAACCGGAAGATGCATGGGCAAATCTATGCCCCGAGACAGAAAAAAATAGAGATGAATGTGCCATGATGAAGTCAACACAGAAAACCCCCGAAGATCTTGTAGAAAATATACCAGATATTGACAGTGATTTCAACAAAGCTGATGTGTTATATCAAGTACAACAACTTTGCGTCTCTAATGAAGAAATGTTGAATATTGTACAAAACTTGAATCAAATCCAACAAAACGTGTTCTACTTTGTGCGAGACTGGTGTGTCAGAAAAATAGTAAATGAAAACCCAGCTCCGttccatatatttttaacaGGAGGTGCAGGAACAGGAAAAAGCCAAATTGTGAAAGCTATCAATTTCGAAGCATCACGCCTTTTCTCTAAAAGATTGTCGTCACCAGAGGCTTTATCAGTGTTGCTGACAGCTTTTACCGGCACAGCTGCATTTAACATTGGTGGCAGTACAATTCACAGTGTTTTTTCTTTGACAAAGTTCTTGCCACTGCCATATGAACCATTAAAAGAACAAACTTTAAGTGAAATCAGAATGAAGCTCTCAGACTTGCAAATTCTTGTAATAGATGAAGTATCGATGGTGTACAAAAGACTTTtatactacatccatgaaagaCTAGTGCAAATCAAAAAATGCAAACACCCATTTGGAGGCGTTAGTGTGCTTGCAGTCGGTGATTTCTTCCAACTACCACCagtaaaacaaagaaaagatgAGAGACTATATAAAGACAATGCATCATATCCAATTGACCATTGGCAAGATTTATTTCAAGAAGTTGAATTGACTGAAATTATGCGTCAACGCAATGATGTTCCATTTGCAAGAGCTTTGAATTTGCTGCGCACAAGAACCTTAGAAGATCCTTTAGCAAATGAAACACTTGACACAGTGAATGATTGTATCAGAGATGGTCCGGAAGATGTTCTTCACGTATACTCCACTAACGATGAGGTAAACAATTACAATTTGAATATGCTAGAAAAGAAATGCAAAGATTTCAAACAGATTGATGCAAAAGATTATCAAAAAGATAAAACCTCAGGAAAACTCTGCCTTAGAGATAAACCGTGCATAACCAAAACTGACAGTTTATCAAGCTCGTTACTCTTCGCAGTTAATGCTCGTGTCATGTTGACGAGAAATTGCGATGTCAAAGATGGTTTAGTCAATGGAGTTATGGGATACATTTCACACTTTCAATACGGAGATGCAGAAAAAACAAACGTTACAGCTATAGCTGTTATATTTGACAGTCAAAACGTCGGTATAAAAACGGGAAAGCGAACTAAAAATGGAAACATGGTATTGATTGAAAGAATTCAAGAAGAAATTCTTGTAAGGAAATCAAATGCTATTGTTAGACAGCAGTTTCCATTAAAGCTATCATGGGCCTGTACAGCTCACAAGGTTCAAGGGATGACTGTTGAAAAAGTTGTTGTCAACCTTGACAAAACATTTGCTCCTGGCCAAGCCTATGTTGCATTAACGAGAGTAACTTCAAAAGATGGATTATTCATAGAAACAAACGACAGAGCAAAGTTAGCCAAAAAGTTGTACGCTGATCCAGATGTGAAATCAGCCATGAAAGACATGAAAAAACTGGAACTTGACAGACCATTTGAAGTTCACTCCAACAGCACCATAGTTGTACTTCATAACATTCAAAGCCTgaataaaaacttttaccacATGAAATGTGACAGGAGATTCACAAATGCGGACATT GATTTTTCGCGGGACACGAGCAGTTTAGATTCTCCCTAG